One window of Microbacterium sediminis genomic DNA carries:
- the aroA gene encoding 3-phosphoshikimate 1-carboxyvinyltransferase, with product MTANAYSPGETALPPARGEYAAPTVTGELNATLTIPGSKSLTNRELVLAALAEGPSRIGAPLPSEDSSRMVEALTALGVRVEQAAGQSAYGPDLVVTPGPLSGATVDAGQAGTVMRFIAPLAGLVDGEVLLTAHENALHRPMGEMIRALRDLGVDVDDDGRWSLPFRVHGRGHVRGGEVEIDASASSQFVSGLLLAAPRFDVGMHLRHTGERLPSLPHIDMTIETLARRGVQVERPAPGEWIVPPTSIRAKDVHVEPDLSNAAPFLAAAMIAGGSVTVTDWPPHSTQPGAQLTDLLSLMGARVSRRSGALTVAAGRAIHGVDLDLSAVSELTPTFAGLALFADGPSTFRGIGHIRGHETDRIAALAQNIAALGGHAEELPDGIRIEPGPLHGGTWRAFHDHRIATTGALVGLAVPGVVVDEIGATAKTLPQFTGLWDRMLAGVGRR from the coding sequence ATGACGGCGAACGCGTATTCCCCCGGCGAGACGGCGCTCCCCCCGGCGCGCGGCGAGTACGCCGCGCCCACGGTCACGGGCGAGCTGAACGCGACCCTGACGATCCCCGGTTCCAAGTCGCTCACCAACCGCGAGCTCGTGCTGGCGGCGCTGGCCGAGGGGCCCAGCCGCATCGGCGCGCCGCTTCCCAGCGAGGACTCCTCGCGCATGGTCGAGGCGCTCACGGCGCTGGGCGTGCGGGTGGAGCAGGCCGCCGGGCAGAGCGCCTACGGCCCCGACCTCGTCGTGACACCGGGCCCGCTCAGCGGCGCCACGGTCGACGCGGGCCAGGCCGGCACGGTGATGCGCTTCATCGCGCCGCTGGCGGGCCTCGTCGACGGCGAGGTGCTGCTCACGGCGCACGAGAACGCGCTGCACCGGCCGATGGGCGAGATGATCCGCGCGCTGCGCGACCTCGGCGTCGACGTGGACGACGACGGCCGCTGGTCGCTGCCCTTCCGCGTGCACGGGCGCGGCCACGTCCGCGGCGGCGAGGTCGAGATCGACGCCTCGGCCTCCAGCCAGTTCGTCTCGGGCCTGCTGCTGGCCGCGCCGCGGTTCGACGTGGGCATGCACCTGCGCCACACCGGCGAGCGCCTGCCGAGCCTGCCGCACATCGACATGACGATCGAGACGCTCGCGCGCCGCGGCGTGCAGGTCGAGCGCCCGGCGCCGGGCGAGTGGATCGTGCCGCCCACGTCGATCCGCGCCAAGGACGTGCACGTCGAGCCCGACCTGTCCAACGCCGCCCCGTTCCTGGCCGCGGCGATGATCGCCGGCGGCAGCGTGACGGTGACCGACTGGCCGCCCCACTCCACGCAGCCGGGCGCCCAGCTCACCGACCTGCTCTCGCTCATGGGCGCGCGGGTGTCGCGCCGGTCGGGGGCGCTCACCGTGGCCGCCGGCCGCGCCATCCACGGCGTCGACCTCGACCTGTCGGCGGTGAGCGAGCTCACGCCCACGTTCGCGGGGCTCGCGCTGTTCGCCGACGGGCCCTCGACCTTCCGCGGCATCGGCCACATCCGCGGGCACGAGACCGACCGGATCGCCGCGCTCGCGCAGAACATCGCCGCCCTCGGCGGCCACGCCGAGGAGCTGCCCGACGGCATCCGCATCGAGCCGGGCCCGCTCCACGGCGGCACGTGGCGCGCGTTCCACGACCACCGGATCGCCACGACCGGCGCGCTCGTGGGGCTCGCCGTGCCGGGCGTGGTGGTCGACGAGATCGGCGCCACCGCCAAGACCCTCCCCCAGTTCACCGGGCTGTGGGATCGCATGCTCGCGGGAGTCGGACGCCGTTGA
- a CDS encoding sigma-70 family RNA polymerase sigma factor, giving the protein MIIALDHPQTTLQDIPEFASLNWPAMDDQDAPETTAVADARTQFEEQALPFMDQLYGAAMRMTRNPADAADLVQETFVKAFASWASFTQGTNLKAWLYRILTNTYINTYRKKQREPYQGTIDELEDWQLGGAESTTATSSRSAEAEAIDRMPASVVKDALQSIPDDFRMAVYLADVEGFAYQEIADIMKTPIGTVMSRLHRGRRMLRDLLKDYAAERGIQAATTGARK; this is encoded by the coding sequence ATGATCATCGCACTGGACCATCCGCAGACGACCCTCCAGGACATCCCGGAGTTCGCGAGCCTAAACTGGCCCGCAATGGACGATCAGGATGCCCCCGAGACGACTGCGGTCGCCGATGCGCGCACGCAGTTCGAGGAGCAGGCGCTGCCCTTCATGGACCAGCTCTACGGCGCCGCGATGCGCATGACCCGCAATCCCGCCGATGCGGCGGACCTGGTGCAGGAGACGTTCGTGAAGGCGTTCGCGTCGTGGGCGTCGTTCACGCAGGGGACCAACCTCAAAGCGTGGCTGTACCGGATCCTGACGAACACCTACATCAACACGTATCGCAAGAAGCAGCGCGAGCCGTACCAGGGCACGATCGACGAGCTCGAGGACTGGCAGCTGGGCGGCGCGGAGTCGACCACCGCCACGAGCAGCCGATCGGCCGAGGCGGAGGCGATCGACCGCATGCCCGCGTCGGTCGTCAAGGACGCGCTGCAGTCGATCCCCGACGACTTCCGGATGGCGGTGTACCTCGCCGACGTCGAGGGCTTCGCCTACCAGGAGATCGCCGACATCATGAAGACCCCGATCGGCACGGTCATGAGCCGCCTGCACCGCGGCAGGCGCATGCTCCGTGACCTGCTGAAGGACTACGCGGCCGAGCGAGGCATCCAGGCCGCCACGACAGGAGCACGGAAATGA
- a CDS encoding anti-sigma factor family protein: MTDCGCERARADLEEYLRNEICKTEQSDIREHLENCPACQDEAHVARTLTEAVQRACHEQAPEQVRLQVLARLREVQAAH; the protein is encoded by the coding sequence ATGACCGACTGCGGTTGCGAGAGGGCGAGGGCCGACCTCGAGGAGTACCTGCGGAACGAGATCTGCAAGACCGAGCAGAGCGACATCCGCGAGCACCTCGAGAACTGCCCCGCGTGCCAGGACGAGGCCCACGTGGCCCGCACCCTGACCGAGGCCGTGCAGCGCGCGTGCCACGAGCAGGCGCCCGAGCAGGTGCGCCTGCAGGTGCTGGCGCGGCTGCGCGAGGTCCAGGCCGCGCACTGA
- a CDS encoding multidrug effflux MFS transporter → MAVPERIQEAAGETAHVHPGDRLSSARRLVYVLLLGALTALGPFTVDLYLPAFPLLERDFHTTSGAIQLTLTGTMVGFALGQLVVGPLSDKVGRRTPLLIATALHIVASLAAVFAPSLELLAITRVLMGMGAAGGSVVAMAIVRDLFSGRRLVIMLSRLALVTGVAPVIAPLIGSALLSVIDWRGIFAVLAAYGVAILACSFFLLPETRPATDRITADTVSVRHRYRVVLTDRVFLGVMIIGAMTFSGLFSYLSSSPFLFQEFFGFTPVQYGTLFAVNSMGLIAGNQIAARLAARVGPQWVLAWSTAALLAAAIAIPVCAALSPSVWAVLVPLFLFMTACGFTFPCAQVLALDRHPDAAGTAASLLGAVNNSVAGVISPLVGLISAGAGISAGSMASIMIGCAILGIVALWLVVRPRTIGQLSA, encoded by the coding sequence ATGGCGGTGCCCGAGCGCATCCAGGAGGCCGCGGGCGAGACCGCCCACGTGCACCCGGGAGACCGGCTCTCCAGCGCCCGCCGCCTCGTCTACGTGCTGCTGCTGGGCGCGCTCACGGCGCTGGGCCCGTTCACCGTCGACCTGTACCTGCCGGCGTTCCCGCTGCTCGAGCGCGACTTCCACACCACCAGCGGCGCAATCCAGCTCACGCTCACGGGCACGATGGTCGGCTTCGCGCTGGGCCAGCTCGTGGTCGGCCCGCTCAGCGACAAGGTCGGCCGCCGGACGCCGCTGCTCATCGCCACCGCGCTGCACATCGTGGCGAGCCTGGCCGCCGTGTTCGCGCCGTCGCTCGAGCTGCTCGCCATCACGCGCGTGCTCATGGGCATGGGCGCCGCGGGCGGCAGCGTCGTGGCGATGGCGATCGTGCGCGACCTGTTCAGCGGCCGCCGGCTCGTGATCATGCTCTCGCGCCTGGCGCTCGTCACCGGCGTGGCGCCGGTGATCGCGCCCCTGATCGGCTCGGCGCTGCTGAGCGTGATCGACTGGCGCGGGATCTTCGCCGTGCTCGCCGCGTACGGCGTGGCGATCCTGGCCTGCTCGTTCTTCCTGCTGCCCGAGACGCGCCCGGCGACCGACCGCATCACGGCCGACACCGTGTCGGTGCGCCACCGCTATCGCGTCGTGCTGACCGATCGCGTGTTCCTCGGCGTGATGATCATCGGCGCGATGACGTTCTCGGGGCTGTTCTCGTACCTGTCGTCGTCGCCGTTCCTGTTCCAGGAGTTCTTCGGCTTCACGCCCGTGCAGTACGGCACCCTCTTCGCCGTGAACTCGATGGGCCTCATCGCGGGCAACCAGATCGCGGCGCGCCTGGCCGCGCGCGTGGGCCCGCAATGGGTGCTGGCGTGGTCGACGGCCGCGCTGCTGGCGGCCGCGATCGCGATCCCCGTATGCGCCGCGCTGTCGCCGAGCGTGTGGGCGGTGCTCGTGCCGCTGTTCCTGTTCATGACGGCCTGCGGCTTCACGTTCCCGTGCGCGCAGGTGCTCGCCCTCGACCGTCACCCCGACGCCGCCGGCACCGCCGCCTCGCTGCTGGGCGCCGTGAACAACTCGGTCGCGGGCGTGATCTCGCCGCTGGTGGGCCTCATCTCGGCGGGGGCCGGGATCAGCGCCGGATCGATGGCGTCGATCATGATCGGATGCGCGATCCTCGGCATCGTCGCCCTGTGGCTCGTCGTGCGCCCGCGGACGATCGGTCAGCTCAGCGCCTGA
- a CDS encoding DUF808 family protein, with protein MSVGLLAVVDDILSAALKASSKAAGVVIDDAAVTPQYVQGLTPAREIPVVAKIALGSIANKFLIIIPIALLLTQFAPWVLPYLLIVGGTYLCFEGAEKALEWFGFHHGHVDETAREENKLVWGAIRTDLILSTEIMLISLSNLPTDMSFWMTLGSLVVIALLMTALVYGAVALLVKIDDIGLGMAKNPSQRVRHTGTRIVLAMPAVFRVISVVGTVAMLWVGGHLVLANLGEVGFTLTTDLLHGVEHLLEPAGGVVVWLGDTLVSAIAGFLVGLVVVGVVLLIGRLLGKRPTFTEGGETPAGAHA; from the coding sequence ATGTCGGTTGGTCTGCTCGCCGTCGTCGACGACATCCTGAGCGCCGCGCTCAAGGCCTCGTCGAAGGCCGCCGGTGTCGTCATCGACGACGCCGCCGTCACGCCGCAGTACGTGCAGGGCCTCACGCCCGCGCGGGAGATCCCCGTGGTCGCGAAGATCGCGCTGGGCTCGATCGCCAACAAGTTCCTCATCATCATCCCGATCGCGCTGCTGCTGACGCAGTTCGCCCCATGGGTGCTGCCCTACCTGCTCATCGTCGGGGGCACGTACCTGTGCTTCGAGGGCGCCGAGAAGGCGCTCGAGTGGTTCGGCTTCCACCACGGTCACGTCGACGAGACCGCCCGCGAGGAGAACAAGCTCGTGTGGGGCGCGATCCGCACCGACCTCATCCTGTCGACCGAGATCATGCTCATCTCGCTGTCGAACCTGCCCACCGACATGAGCTTCTGGATGACGCTCGGCTCGCTCGTGGTGATCGCCCTCCTCATGACGGCACTCGTCTACGGCGCGGTGGCGCTGCTCGTGAAGATCGACGACATCGGGCTGGGCATGGCGAAGAACCCCTCGCAGCGCGTGCGCCACACCGGCACCCGCATCGTGCTCGCCATGCCCGCCGTCTTCCGGGTGATCAGCGTGGTCGGCACCGTGGCGATGCTGTGGGTGGGCGGCCACCTCGTGCTCGCCAACCTCGGCGAGGTCGGCTTCACCCTCACCACCGACCTGCTGCACGGCGTCGAGCACCTGCTCGAGCCGGCCGGCGGCGTGGTGGTGTGGCTCGGCGACACGCTGGTGTCGGCGATCGCCGGGTTCCTCGTCGGCCTCGTCGTCGTCGGCGTCGTGCTGCTGATCGGCCGCCTGCTCGGCAAGCGCCCGACCTTCACCGAGGGCGGCGAGACCCCCGCCGGCGCACACGCCTGA